The Enhydrobacter sp. sequence GTCACGGTGAGAGCGGCGAGCTTGTAGGCCCAGTATTCGCTGCTGATCTCCGCCGTGCGGCCGGTCCGCCAGACAATGTAGAAGGGACCCGCGCTTTCCTTGTTCTTGGCCTGCGGCAAGGACGGCCAGCGCGCCGCCGGATCCTCGATGGCGACGAACGCCCCGGTGTCGGCCGACTCGAGCTCGAGCAGCCGCGCCGGGATGGCGATCGAGAAATCGTCGGTCGCCCGCGCCTGCACGTAGTCGTCCACGCCTGTCTTCGTGCGCTTCAGGAGCTTAGCCGCCGGGATCGCGCGGTAGGTCATGGTGCGGTGGTAGACGATGTCGTCGACCGTCACATCGCGCGTCGCCGGATCGGCCAGCAGTTCCTTTGTGGTGTAGGCGTGCGACGACTGCCGGTCGGCGACAGTGAGCGTCTGGGCGTGCGCGACGAGTGCGAGCGACAGACCAACGACGAATGCGATTGCCGTCCGCACCAATGAGCGCAACTGGAGTTGCGCGCTCCGATGAGCGCTCAAGGGAGCGCGCCACTCCAGTGGCGCAATCTTCCTGTTCCGCTCATGAAGGCCGGCCTCGGTAAAAAAATCTCCGCCATCACCCCTTCATCCGCTGGCCGCTGGTACGGTGGTCCTTCAGCACCTCGGGGCGGAAGGCGAGGCCGTGGCCGGGCCGTTCGGGCGGCGTCATGGTGCCGTCCTTGTCGGGCAGGATCGGCTCGATCCAGAGATCGTCGTTCCAGTCCATGTACTCGAGGTAGCTGGAGTTGGGGATCGAGGCCAG is a genomic window containing:
- a CDS encoding cytochrome c, which encodes MRTAIAFVVGLSLALVAHAQTLTVADRQSSHAYTTKELLADPATRDVTVDDIVYHRTMTYRAIPAAKLLKRTKTGVDDYVQARATDDFSIAIPARLLELESADTGAFVAIEDPAARWPSLPQAKNKESAGPFYIVWRTGRTAEISSEYWAYKLAALTVTDSPYKRWPGLAVDASVAATSPVRRGLDRFVAVCMACHRFHGEGEGTQGPDLGTPMNPVDYFQPQALRKLLRDPASVRHWPDQKMPAFSADSLSDADIDAIVAWLSYKARQRR